The following are encoded together in the Desulfococcus multivorans genome:
- the groES gene encoding co-chaperone GroES — protein sequence MKLKPLQDRILVQRVEEENKTKGGIIIPDTAKEKPAEGKVVAVGNGKVGDDGQRIALELKVGDRVLFGKYSGTEVKVEGEEYLIMREDDVLGVIE from the coding sequence ATGAAGTTGAAACCCCTGCAGGATCGAATTCTGGTTCAGCGCGTTGAAGAGGAAAACAAAACCAAGGGCGGAATCATTATTCCGGACACCGCCAAAGAAAAACCCGCCGAAGGCAAGGTTGTGGCCGTAGGCAACGGAAAAGTCGGCGACGACGGTCAGAGAATCGCCCTTGAACTCAAAGTCGGCGACCGGGTCCTTTTCGGAAAATATTCCGGCACGGAAGTCAAGGTGGAAGGTGAAGAATACCTGATCATGCGCGAGGATGATGTTCTGGGCGTCATCGAATAA
- a CDS encoding 30S ribosomal protein bS22 has product MGSVIKKRRKKMRKHKHRKLLARTRHQRRKGK; this is encoded by the coding sequence TTGGGAAGTGTCATAAAAAAACGTCGAAAGAAAATGCGAAAACATAAACATCGAAAACTGCTGGCGCGTACGCGGCACCAGAGAAGAAAAGGCAAATAA
- a CDS encoding PilW family protein, with protein MESTFKDQSGFTLLEMLVAAMLGLVVITAALGVLNSSQLSYNVQEDIAAVQQDVRMARTFIERDVIMAGAGLGDFPRLAGLPAEAFSAFTFDNNGGENGSDILTIRYVVPSSDVCGPPPSGIGSCADLPKLTLKPDKKDPTAAMPITAAVAIVNEDLNATSPIDYNAWDRDCYCDGVTYTQPQPHMNGIIIAPGGAMADEVVITQVIANSSKLGNHPVLDYANKVLNKYPPGSTIMFFNFEPLEEIRYYLQDGALMRLHEKDLRNSTGTTTPNPVVEHIEDIQFAFGLDTDDDNLIDTWINGEDADDFDADGDLKDADKPLVRALRISVLGRTAKARRELAPDRRPALEDHPAAEATDFHRRRLSQVTVALRNMGLN; from the coding sequence GTGGAGAGCACATTTAAGGACCAATCAGGGTTTACCCTCCTGGAGATGCTTGTTGCCGCCATGCTGGGACTCGTTGTCATCACGGCGGCCCTGGGGGTCTTGAACAGCAGCCAACTATCCTACAATGTCCAGGAGGATATCGCGGCCGTTCAGCAGGATGTGCGGATGGCGAGGACTTTCATCGAACGGGACGTCATCATGGCCGGTGCGGGACTTGGCGACTTTCCGAGACTGGCCGGCCTGCCGGCCGAGGCTTTTTCCGCCTTCACCTTTGACAACAACGGCGGTGAAAACGGCAGCGACATACTGACGATTCGCTACGTCGTTCCCAGTTCGGACGTCTGCGGACCGCCGCCATCCGGAATCGGCTCCTGCGCGGATCTGCCCAAGCTGACGCTCAAACCGGATAAAAAAGACCCCACGGCGGCCATGCCCATCACCGCCGCGGTCGCCATTGTCAACGAAGATCTCAATGCCACATCTCCCATAGATTATAACGCTTGGGACAGGGATTGCTATTGCGATGGGGTGACCTATACACAGCCGCAACCCCATATGAACGGCATTATCATCGCGCCGGGCGGGGCCATGGCCGACGAGGTGGTGATCACCCAGGTCATCGCCAACAGCAGCAAACTGGGGAACCATCCGGTACTGGATTATGCCAACAAGGTGCTCAACAAGTACCCTCCCGGCAGCACCATCATGTTTTTCAATTTCGAGCCATTGGAAGAGATTCGTTATTATCTCCAGGACGGGGCGCTCATGCGGCTCCATGAAAAAGACCTGAGAAACAGCACCGGCACTACGACACCCAATCCGGTCGTGGAGCACATCGAGGACATCCAGTTCGCCTTCGGGCTCGACACGGACGACGATAATCTGATCGACACCTGGATCAACGGAGAGGATGCGGATGATTTCGACGCGGACGGGGATTTGAAGGATGCGGACAAGCCCCTGGTTCGGGCGTTGCGGATCAGCGTCCTGGGCCGCACGGCAAAGGCCCGAAGGGAGCTCGCCCCGGACAGGCGGCCGGCCCTCGAGGATCACCCCGCGGCCGAAGCAACGGATTTTCACCGGCGCAGGCTTTCCCAGGTGACCGTCGCCCTGCGCAACATGGGACTCAACTGA
- a CDS encoding pilus assembly protein: MSAKSKNAVIRRSRLILVAVWSLLLSVQTHTVQAAIDGCSAPISSSDYGGWSEGDFTLSNLVKNESGHLVLDPAGISWDQEGIALDAVKDISVTYVYQDGGLENARLGWLYDASSDMPEGEPRWIFDPLGSSPGSETQTFLTDPEGAALPYGSNARIVFVLELADGTRFYTRKAWNAVFESRCDTKYDGFAKKIILYKEFTYGGSICRKANEMQFDTVSGYDDQGWLNAAPRSWLQEKGYGIPQGDINLKLIDGEKTPKAVMAAPDNTENAVILGFDAVNTNNAFDFNDLVFMVTFKTVGVIRLNNGAAMVPGGYHGFYTQLQFEAWDGMPAGSEVAYYYSVHYMTDQYANFILDAAGQQIPVWHEIEASDWGEVHSFTAQDGTARFTEDQKPDIDETNILESWERTSPTYTHRKAVIDLVGKAVIGRDLLWKAELRGDRGTSPMVVDVKLSALVSRETVSRSVPVVQTNVVYSGSFDLPDPLDPEWFADPEARGHLKAVMIYDPETARASEAARSVIWDAGEKLSQRDIGTSPRTIYFPSMTENSYAGEALVTIQSGVTAYSGTLTHVPVLDGTFVVKTSEGTVVLSDGYTGNTLSEVSGMSGTIDLDSGEYTIQLDNYPVPDGGIQLSADYKSYSVISSSGLSVLGTDTVSDALLNLAPSGGDDTSLPTNSELVNWILGYQKNGSTEQRPWLLGAVDHSAPAVMTPPGFPEWVFGSKVDNTMKASFHDPAGEDTTTFRAAHENRDVVVFVGARDGMLHAFDGGRFNWGDNPKTIPIEHRGHFVWSGETKETAQYGTGSELWAYIPGNLLGKMKNLYGKTGDSEAWLDASPALGDVYTNGAWRTVLIVCQGNGGHMVTCLDVTDPADPALLWEKGDPDLFNSRSSPVIGMIENDQWVAFLLSGVTDPADHPVIYMIDIASGAITRIPLDAAGESGKGGVGSGQPAAVDSDGDGYVDRLYVGTDKGFMYRVAIDGGVFSDLIVNSSERNAGEGIYGAPAVVTDDEGVRVFFGTGGDASATYHFYAYLDSKRGGTDSTTLEWSYALPAGHGVYASVFAAAGQVYFSTTTAVTEDPCEAGGASEGNLYAFKQVLDGANETIAPLSEIPLPKGSGRVAPIVDDQHLYIKTAFGTLQSFGGTTYNNEAAGVADGEIAVPVPEATIRSWREVR, encoded by the coding sequence ATGAGCGCAAAGTCAAAAAACGCAGTGATCCGAAGGTCCCGGCTGATTCTGGTCGCGGTGTGGAGTCTGCTGCTCAGTGTACAGACCCATACCGTCCAGGCGGCGATTGACGGCTGCAGCGCCCCCATCAGTTCATCGGATTACGGCGGCTGGTCTGAAGGCGACTTTACCCTGTCCAATCTCGTCAAGAACGAGAGCGGTCATCTGGTGTTGGATCCCGCCGGGATCTCGTGGGATCAGGAGGGCATTGCCCTGGATGCCGTCAAGGATATCAGCGTCACCTATGTTTATCAGGACGGCGGTTTGGAAAACGCCAGGCTCGGATGGCTCTACGACGCGTCTTCGGACATGCCGGAAGGCGAACCGCGCTGGATATTCGACCCGCTGGGGAGCAGTCCGGGCTCGGAAACCCAGACATTCCTGACGGACCCAGAGGGTGCGGCACTGCCCTATGGTTCGAATGCCAGGATCGTATTCGTATTGGAGCTGGCGGACGGCACCCGGTTTTACACCAGGAAAGCCTGGAATGCCGTATTTGAGAGTCGATGTGACACCAAGTATGACGGGTTTGCGAAGAAAATCATATTATATAAAGAATTTACGTATGGCGGATCCATCTGCAGAAAAGCAAATGAAATGCAATTTGATACCGTCTCGGGATATGATGACCAGGGATGGCTGAATGCGGCGCCCAGGAGCTGGCTGCAGGAAAAAGGGTATGGCATTCCCCAAGGGGATATCAACCTTAAACTGATTGACGGCGAAAAAACGCCCAAAGCGGTAATGGCGGCGCCCGACAATACCGAGAATGCCGTGATCCTCGGATTTGACGCCGTCAACACCAACAATGCCTTTGACTTCAACGATCTGGTCTTTATGGTGACCTTCAAGACGGTCGGCGTGATCCGGTTGAACAACGGCGCGGCCATGGTTCCCGGGGGATATCACGGGTTTTATACCCAACTTCAATTCGAGGCATGGGACGGCATGCCGGCCGGTTCCGAGGTGGCCTATTATTACTCCGTCCACTATATGACCGACCAATATGCCAATTTCATCCTCGATGCGGCAGGTCAACAGATTCCGGTCTGGCACGAAATCGAAGCCTCGGATTGGGGCGAGGTCCACAGCTTCACGGCTCAAGACGGAACGGCACGCTTCACAGAGGATCAAAAGCCGGACATCGATGAAACGAATATTCTGGAGAGCTGGGAAAGAACGAGTCCCACCTATACCCATCGAAAAGCGGTAATCGATCTGGTCGGCAAGGCGGTGATCGGCCGCGACCTCCTGTGGAAGGCGGAATTGAGGGGCGACCGGGGAACGTCGCCGATGGTGGTGGACGTGAAGCTTTCCGCCCTGGTCTCGAGAGAGACGGTCTCCCGTTCGGTGCCGGTGGTGCAGACCAACGTCGTCTACTCCGGCAGCTTCGATCTGCCGGATCCCCTGGATCCCGAGTGGTTTGCCGATCCGGAGGCCAGGGGACACCTGAAGGCCGTCATGATTTATGATCCCGAGACGGCAAGAGCTTCGGAGGCGGCCAGGAGCGTTATCTGGGACGCGGGGGAGAAATTGAGTCAGAGAGATATCGGGACCTCTCCCCGAACGATCTATTTCCCGTCCATGACCGAGAACAGTTACGCCGGCGAGGCACTTGTCACGATCCAGAGCGGGGTGACCGCCTATTCCGGCACCCTGACCCACGTGCCGGTGCTGGACGGCACTTTCGTGGTCAAGACTTCGGAAGGAACCGTTGTTCTGAGCGACGGTTACACCGGGAATACCCTCTCCGAGGTAAGCGGCATGAGCGGCACCATCGATCTGGACAGCGGCGAATACACGATTCAACTCGATAACTATCCGGTCCCCGACGGCGGGATTCAACTCTCGGCCGACTACAAGTCCTATTCCGTCATTTCTTCGAGCGGTCTTTCCGTGCTGGGAACGGACACGGTGTCGGACGCCCTCCTCAACCTGGCGCCTTCGGGGGGGGACGACACATCGCTGCCGACGAACAGTGAACTGGTGAACTGGATTCTGGGATACCAGAAGAACGGCAGCACCGAACAGCGACCGTGGCTACTGGGGGCCGTGGACCATTCGGCTCCGGCGGTCATGACGCCGCCGGGGTTTCCCGAGTGGGTCTTCGGCAGCAAGGTCGACAATACGATGAAGGCGAGCTTTCATGATCCCGCCGGGGAAGACACAACGACCTTTCGGGCGGCACATGAGAACCGGGACGTCGTGGTGTTTGTGGGCGCCCGGGACGGCATGCTTCACGCCTTTGACGGCGGCAGGTTCAACTGGGGCGACAACCCGAAAACCATTCCTATCGAGCATCGCGGCCATTTCGTCTGGTCCGGCGAGACGAAAGAGACGGCCCAATACGGCACCGGATCGGAGCTGTGGGCCTATATCCCCGGCAATCTGTTGGGGAAGATGAAAAATCTCTATGGAAAGACCGGAGACAGCGAGGCCTGGTTGGACGCTTCCCCGGCACTCGGGGATGTCTATACCAACGGCGCGTGGCGCACCGTACTGATCGTCTGCCAGGGGAACGGCGGACACATGGTGACCTGCCTGGATGTAACCGATCCGGCTGATCCGGCGTTGCTTTGGGAAAAAGGGGATCCCGACCTCTTCAACAGCCGCTCCTCGCCGGTCATCGGTATGATCGAAAACGACCAATGGGTCGCCTTTCTTCTCTCGGGGGTCACGGATCCGGCGGATCACCCGGTCATCTACATGATCGATATCGCTTCCGGCGCCATTACCAGGATTCCATTGGACGCCGCAGGGGAGAGCGGAAAAGGCGGCGTGGGCAGCGGACAGCCGGCAGCCGTGGACTCCGACGGCGACGGCTATGTGGATCGGCTCTATGTGGGCACCGACAAGGGGTTCATGTATCGGGTCGCCATTGACGGCGGCGTCTTCTCGGATCTCATTGTCAACTCCTCCGAACGAAATGCCGGGGAGGGCATATACGGTGCCCCCGCGGTGGTGACAGACGACGAGGGCGTCCGGGTGTTTTTCGGAACCGGCGGCGATGCATCGGCCACCTATCATTTCTACGCCTACCTCGACAGCAAGCGGGGCGGCACCGACAGCACCACGCTTGAATGGTCCTACGCCCTGCCTGCGGGCCATGGGGTTTATGCCTCGGTTTTCGCGGCCGCCGGCCAGGTCTATTTCAGCACCACCACGGCGGTGACGGAGGACCCCTGCGAGGCCGGCGGCGCCAGCGAGGGGAACCTGTACGCCTTTAAGCAGGTGCTCGACGGCGCAAACGAAACGATTGCGCCTCTGAGTGAAATTCCGCTGCCCAAGGGGAGCGGCAGGGTCGCGCCCATCGTTGACGATCAGCATCTCTATATCAAGACCGCTTTTGGAACCCTTCAATCCTTTGGGGGAACGACTTACAACAACGAAGCCGCAGGCGTCGCCGACGGTGAGATCGCCGTGCCCGTTCCCGAGGCGACGATCCGCTCGTGGCGGGAGGTGCGTTAG
- a CDS encoding FmdB family zinc ribbon protein — protein sequence MPIYEYKCEQCGKTEEVLQKISEAPLTTCEHCSGKLHKLISHSAFHLKGSGWYVTDYARKTPSSGKADTPTSSTHDTKASASDGSNAASSKTSS from the coding sequence ATGCCGATTTACGAGTACAAGTGCGAACAATGTGGAAAGACCGAAGAGGTTCTTCAAAAAATCTCTGAAGCGCCCCTGACCACGTGTGAACACTGTTCGGGAAAACTTCACAAGCTGATTTCCCACAGCGCATTCCATCTCAAGGGGTCGGGATGGTACGTAACGGATTATGCCAGGAAAACCCCTTCCAGCGGGAAAGCGGACACCCCCACGTCCTCGACGCATGACACCAAGGCCTCTGCTTCGGACGGGTCGAATGCCGCTTCGTCCAAAACGTCGTCCTGA
- a CDS encoding phosphoribosylformylglycinamidine synthase subunit PurQ — protein MNRDVNVLVLTGYGLNCDHETVYAFEQAGATARRVHINALIDGSERLDEFRIMVFIGGFSWGDDHGAGVIQAVRLKHTIGDRILDFIDRGNLVLGICNGFQTLVNLGLLPGVDGDYTTRSVALIHNDCGNFRDDWVHLRVNPASPCVFTRGMDRLYLPVRHGEGKFFADGPVLERLIQNRQVVMQYITPEGAAAEGRFPDNPNGAMADIAGICDATGRVFGLMPHPEAYNDPTNHPTWTRNKVDLPKHRRMPAPGVQLLKNGVDFIRGA, from the coding sequence ATGAACCGCGACGTGAATGTTCTGGTGCTCACCGGATACGGTCTCAACTGTGATCACGAAACCGTCTATGCCTTCGAACAGGCCGGCGCAACGGCCCGGCGCGTTCATATCAACGCCCTGATTGACGGCAGTGAGCGTCTCGACGAATTTCGGATCATGGTGTTTATCGGCGGCTTCAGCTGGGGGGACGACCACGGCGCCGGCGTTATACAGGCGGTCCGCCTGAAGCATACCATCGGTGACCGGATCCTCGACTTCATCGATCGCGGCAATCTGGTCCTGGGCATCTGCAACGGATTCCAGACCCTCGTCAATCTTGGCTTGCTCCCCGGCGTCGACGGAGACTATACGACCCGGTCCGTGGCCCTGATTCATAACGACTGCGGTAATTTTCGGGATGACTGGGTTCATCTGCGGGTCAATCCAGCCTCCCCCTGCGTCTTTACCCGGGGAATGGATCGCCTGTATCTGCCCGTCCGCCACGGGGAAGGAAAGTTTTTTGCCGACGGTCCGGTGTTGGAACGCCTGATCCAAAACCGGCAGGTGGTGATGCAGTACATCACCCCCGAGGGGGCGGCGGCGGAAGGCCGATTTCCCGACAACCCCAACGGCGCCATGGCGGACATAGCCGGCATCTGTGATGCCACGGGACGGGTCTTCGGCCTTATGCCCCATCCTGAAGCCTACAACGATCCCACCAATCATCCCACCTGGACCCGGAACAAAGTCGACCTTCCAAAACACCGGCGAATGCCTGCACCGGGTGTACAGCTTCTCAAAAATGGTGTCGATTTTATTCGCGGCGCATGA
- a CDS encoding GspH/FimT family pseudopilin, which translates to MGNKGFTFTELMIVVAVAAISVTMAFPTFLAQRNKARIKRAGRDMVSHFQMARINAMRDGRDWAIFFDAAGDAYRLVHAGADRHLDTGDDITVKTVSLSEYGDVSFGIGSGIGPRPGGVVPENGVTTFSGNTFHFDPGGISNKSGTVYMKNGKGQTFAVGTITVTGRVKAWANWGQGWEE; encoded by the coding sequence ATGGGGAATAAAGGATTTACCTTCACGGAGTTGATGATCGTGGTGGCCGTGGCGGCAATCTCCGTGACGATGGCGTTTCCGACGTTTTTGGCCCAGAGGAATAAAGCACGCATCAAAAGAGCGGGACGAGACATGGTTTCCCATTTTCAGATGGCCCGGATCAATGCCATGCGGGACGGAAGGGACTGGGCGATTTTTTTTGACGCGGCAGGGGATGCCTACAGGCTTGTCCACGCGGGTGCGGATCGGCATCTGGATACCGGAGACGACATCACGGTGAAAACCGTTTCGTTATCGGAATATGGCGATGTTTCCTTCGGCATTGGGTCCGGTATCGGACCGCGGCCCGGCGGTGTCGTTCCCGAAAACGGGGTGACGACCTTTTCCGGAAACACGTTTCACTTCGATCCCGGCGGCATCAGCAACAAATCCGGAACGGTGTATATGAAAAACGGGAAAGGTCAGACCTTTGCCGTCGGCACCATCACCGTTACCGGGAGAGTGAAGGCATGGGCCAACTGGGGGCAGGGATGGGAAGAGTAA
- a CDS encoding type IV pilus modification PilV family protein codes for MKPFKTIGGEGGFTLLEILFAVVILSAGLLGVAAMQVTAIHGNGYGMKLTEATDRIVTRMEAVKKMPYPSIQSEDEETDAEGFTRRTIVQTDTPLSGVKTVEVEVSWNDRQGTQNHRFSFHTIIME; via the coding sequence ATGAAACCCTTTAAGACCATCGGCGGCGAAGGGGGCTTTACGCTTCTGGAGATACTGTTTGCCGTGGTCATCCTGTCGGCAGGCCTGTTGGGGGTGGCGGCCATGCAGGTGACCGCGATTCACGGAAACGGCTACGGCATGAAACTGACCGAGGCCACCGATCGGATTGTCACCCGAATGGAGGCCGTCAAGAAAATGCCCTATCCGAGCATCCAGAGTGAGGATGAGGAGACGGACGCCGAAGGGTTTACCAGGAGGACCATCGTTCAGACGGACACCCCCCTGTCCGGGGTCAAGACCGTCGAGGTCGAGGTCTCGTGGAACGACCGGCAGGGAACCCAAAACCACAGGTTTTCATTCCATACGATCATCATGGAATAG
- the groL gene encoding chaperonin GroEL (60 kDa chaperone family; promotes refolding of misfolded polypeptides especially under stressful conditions; forms two stacked rings of heptamers to form a barrel-shaped 14mer; ends can be capped by GroES; misfolded proteins enter the barrel where they are refolded when GroES binds), translating into MAKEIKYDMKAREAMLKGVKTLADAVVVTLGPKGRNVVIDKSWGSPTVTKDGVTVAKEIELENKFENMGAQMVKEVASKTSDMAGDGTTTATVLARAIYEEGQKLVAAGNNPMSIKRGIDKAIEAAVKELHNMSKPTKDQREIAQVGTISANNDETIGNIIAEAMNKVGKEGVITVEEAKSMETTLDVVEGMQFDRGYLSPYFVTDSEKMVCSLEEPFILINEKKISNMKDLLPILEQVAKMGRPLVIIAEDVDGEALATLVVNKLRGTLQVAAVKAPGFGDRRKAMLEDIAILTGGQVVSEDIGVKLENITINDLGKAKRISIDKDNTTIVDGAGARTALEGRVKQIRAQIEETTSDYDREKLQERLAKLIGGVAVINVGAATETEMKEKKARVEDALNATRAAVEEGIVPGGGVALVRCLGALSKLDVKADEKLGVKVVMRAIEEPLRQIANNAGFEGSVVIDKVKSSEGAMGFNAATDTYEDLIEAGVIDPTKVTRFALQNAGSVASLMLTTEAMVADKPEEKSDMPGGGMPGGGMGGMGGMGGMM; encoded by the coding sequence ATGGCCAAAGAGATCAAATACGATATGAAAGCCCGGGAAGCGATGCTCAAGGGGGTAAAGACACTCGCGGATGCGGTCGTGGTGACCCTCGGCCCTAAAGGGAGAAACGTCGTCATCGACAAGTCATGGGGCTCCCCCACCGTCACCAAGGACGGCGTTACCGTCGCCAAGGAGATCGAACTGGAAAACAAGTTCGAGAACATGGGCGCCCAGATGGTCAAGGAGGTCGCCAGCAAGACCAGTGATATGGCGGGCGACGGAACGACCACGGCCACAGTGCTTGCCCGGGCCATTTACGAGGAAGGCCAGAAGCTCGTGGCAGCCGGCAACAACCCCATGTCCATCAAGCGCGGCATCGACAAGGCCATCGAAGCGGCCGTCAAAGAGCTTCACAACATGAGCAAACCGACCAAGGATCAACGTGAAATCGCCCAGGTCGGCACCATTTCCGCCAACAACGACGAGACCATCGGCAACATCATCGCCGAGGCCATGAACAAGGTCGGCAAGGAAGGCGTCATCACGGTGGAAGAGGCCAAGAGCATGGAAACCACCCTTGACGTGGTGGAGGGCATGCAGTTCGATCGCGGGTACCTGTCACCCTATTTTGTCACTGATTCCGAAAAAATGGTCTGTTCCCTCGAGGAACCCTTCATTCTGATCAATGAAAAGAAGATCAGCAACATGAAAGACCTTCTCCCCATTCTGGAGCAGGTGGCCAAAATGGGACGCCCGCTGGTCATCATCGCCGAGGATGTGGACGGCGAAGCCCTGGCCACGCTGGTGGTCAACAAGCTGAGAGGCACCCTGCAGGTCGCTGCCGTCAAGGCACCGGGATTCGGTGACCGCCGAAAAGCGATGCTGGAAGACATTGCCATTCTGACCGGCGGCCAGGTGGTTTCCGAGGATATCGGCGTAAAACTGGAAAACATCACCATCAACGACCTTGGAAAGGCCAAACGCATCAGCATCGACAAGGACAACACCACCATCGTCGACGGCGCCGGTGCGCGTACGGCTCTGGAAGGCCGGGTCAAACAGATTCGCGCCCAGATCGAAGAGACGACCTCCGACTACGATCGTGAAAAGCTTCAGGAACGTCTGGCCAAACTCATCGGCGGCGTGGCCGTCATCAACGTAGGGGCCGCCACCGAAACCGAGATGAAAGAGAAGAAGGCGCGCGTCGAGGATGCCCTCAACGCCACTCGTGCTGCGGTTGAGGAGGGCATCGTCCCCGGCGGCGGCGTCGCTCTGGTTCGCTGTCTGGGCGCCCTGTCGAAGCTGGACGTCAAGGCCGATGAAAAGTTGGGCGTCAAGGTCGTCATGCGGGCCATTGAAGAGCCCCTGCGTCAGATCGCCAACAACGCCGGATTCGAAGGCTCCGTGGTGATCGACAAGGTTAAGAGCAGCGAAGGTGCCATGGGCTTCAACGCCGCCACCGACACCTACGAGGATCTGATCGAGGCAGGCGTCATCGATCCCACCAAGGTGACCCGTTTCGCGCTGCAGAACGCCGGCAGCGTCGCCTCCCTCATGCTGACCACCGAAGCCATGGTGGCCGACAAGCCCGAAGAAAAGAGCGATATGCCCGGCGGCGGCATGCCCGGCGGCGGCATGGGCGGCATGGGCGGCATGGGCGGTATGATGTAA
- a CDS encoding pilus assembly PilX family protein yields the protein MKTRCGFGFKRLFQSEGGSALVISMLLLVVLTIIGVAATNTSVLEILIANSSKKKAEAFYAAEAGIDHARKLLSDMIAAQASLDTWDLSDFADVSSSEAEHPGEKYVFQNKAVGDCAYTVTVFAGKANTEGLIFLKSVGTSPNGGRAVLEVSFLGKRVLPSGTTSFSSYGGQQNAGSAKSNTGYDINAMTADELSTYQLNEDA from the coding sequence ATGAAGACACGCTGCGGCTTTGGGTTCAAACGGTTGTTCCAATCCGAAGGGGGATCGGCGTTGGTGATCTCCATGCTGCTGTTGGTGGTCCTTACCATCATCGGCGTGGCAGCCACCAATACGTCCGTCCTTGAAATTCTGATCGCCAATTCGTCGAAAAAAAAAGCAGAGGCCTTTTATGCGGCTGAGGCGGGGATCGACCACGCCAGAAAATTGCTGAGCGACATGATCGCCGCCCAGGCGAGCCTTGACACATGGGATCTTTCGGACTTCGCGGACGTCTCTTCTTCGGAGGCGGAGCATCCCGGGGAAAAATACGTGTTTCAGAACAAGGCTGTCGGCGACTGCGCTTACACCGTGACCGTTTTCGCGGGCAAGGCGAACACCGAAGGCCTGATCTTCCTCAAGTCCGTCGGCACCAGCCCCAACGGGGGCCGTGCGGTTCTCGAGGTGAGTTTTCTGGGCAAGCGTGTCCTGCCGTCGGGAACGACCTCCTTCAGCAGTTACGGCGGACAGCAGAATGCCGGGTCCGCCAAAAGCAACACCGGATATGACATCAACGCCATGACGGCCGATGAGCTGAGTACGTACCAACTGAACGAGGACGCCTGA
- a CDS encoding LysM peptidoglycan-binding domain-containing protein has product MKNTWKIKMPFMLALLGSFFAMASYAADNENRVRDEAVTYYIVQEGDTLWDISNLFLASPGYWPEIWSINSRIPILNPHLIFPGQRIRLYGRGPTPQTIGGEASPPAEPPRIAARRYFHYPSIHRIGFIQNDPARSLGVIFKVRGNKEMISMTDVVYIQASGETDLAVGDRYTIYRASTPIFDPAGKTVIGVQHLLTGTVEVLRKSPDYILGRIIQSFRDIRIGDRLMPIEERSPDIPLTDSITGLSARIIAAEERTAIMGEHDIAFIDKGALDGVRPGQKYGIFEPTHVRLPETSEGKSTNDFVVRSEVGKVIVLLTRPTAATCLITHSLQSLNAGLAVAFPED; this is encoded by the coding sequence ATGAAAAACACGTGGAAAATCAAGATGCCTTTCATGCTTGCATTGCTTGGGTCATTTTTCGCCATGGCGTCTTATGCGGCCGATAATGAAAACCGCGTCCGTGATGAAGCCGTCACCTATTATATTGTCCAGGAAGGAGACACGCTGTGGGATATCTCAAATCTCTTTCTGGCGTCTCCCGGGTACTGGCCGGAAATCTGGTCGATCAACAGCCGAATCCCCATCCTGAACCCGCATTTGATCTTTCCGGGACAGCGCATCCGACTTTACGGGAGAGGTCCGACGCCCCAGACGATCGGGGGGGAGGCAAGTCCTCCGGCAGAACCGCCCCGGATCGCCGCCCGCCGGTATTTTCATTATCCGTCCATCCATCGCATCGGATTCATTCAGAATGATCCTGCAAGGTCCCTGGGCGTCATTTTCAAGGTCCGCGGCAACAAGGAAATGATCAGTATGACGGATGTCGTCTACATCCAGGCGTCCGGTGAAACAGACCTTGCCGTCGGGGACCGATATACGATCTATCGCGCTTCAACCCCCATCTTCGATCCGGCCGGGAAGACAGTGATCGGGGTCCAGCATCTGTTGACAGGCACCGTCGAGGTCCTTCGAAAATCACCCGATTATATCCTGGGACGAATCATCCAGTCCTTTCGGGATATCCGGATCGGTGACCGCCTCATGCCGATCGAGGAGCGCTCCCCCGACATTCCGCTTACCGACAGTATTACCGGGCTTTCCGCCAGAATTATCGCCGCCGAGGAGCGGACCGCCATCATGGGGGAACATGATATCGCTTTTATCGACAAGGGCGCTCTGGACGGGGTTCGGCCAGGCCAGAAGTACGGCATTTTCGAGCCGACGCATGTGCGGCTTCCGGAAACCTCGGAAGGAAAAAGCACGAACGACTTCGTCGTCCGTTCCGAGGTGGGCAAGGTTATCGTGCTCTTGACCCGTCCCACCGCAGCGACTTGCCTCATCACCCATTCCCTGCAGAGTCTCAATGCAGGCCTCGCCGTAGCGTTCCCCGAAGATTAG